GGCGCCGGTCGGATCGGCCAGCATCGAGGTCCGCAGGTTGCGCATGCCGTACACGAGCACGGCGCCCGAAGCGGCCAGGAGCGCAATGAGCCCGATCATCGCCGCGCGTCTTCCTCGATGCTCCCAGAATCGCGCGTCGGCGGTCGCCTGAAGTCCCATCGCCGCCAGCACGGACCAGGCGAATACGAAGAGATACGTGTATCGCCCGGGGACGCGAAACGCCGAAAACCCGGGGAGGCTCCACAGCAGTCGATAGAGATCGACGGGCGCGTAGCTCGCGAAGGCGAGCCACAGCCCAACCATGGCCAGCCCCACGAAGTACGGCGTGGAGCGCTTTCGGCTGAATAGGACGCCGACCATGCCCAGAACAAAGGGCGCGATCCCGACATAGATCGCCGTCTCCCACTTGGCCCAGAGCGACCAGTAGCTGGAATCCGGAGCGCGATAGAAATAGGGAAAGATCAGGTCGACCAGGTTCTGCATCGGAAGCGCGTAGCTCGTGGCGAAGAAGTAGTCTGGCTGGGAGCCGCGAATGGTCTCCGAGCCCAGCTCGGCGAGAGGCACGAGCTGGACCGCTCCCAGGGCGAGTCCCAACAGCCCGACGTAGAGGCCGAACCAGACGACTCGGCCACCGCGCACGACGAATCGCCAGATGATCGACCTTCCCTGGCCGGCTTCGGCGACAAGACCGCGGTAAACCACAAAGGTCGCGAACGCGATGAGGACCATGGCGAGAACCTGAGGGTGGAGGCCGACCGAAGCCATCGCCAGCGCCAGCGCCCCGGCGGTCAGGTACGCCTGGCGTCGCCACCCACGGGCCCCGAACGCCCCCTCGACACAGGCGAGGATGAGCGGGAGCCAGGCGGCGGTGCGAAGGATGTTTTCGTGATGCTGCTGGCTGGGAAAGAAGCTGCCGACACTGAACGTTATGCCGCCGAGGAAGGCGGCAAGCGGCCGAAGCCCCAGCGCCCGACAGAGCGCATAGGCCCCAGCGCCGCCGATGAAAACGCTCGTGATCCGCAGCCACAGCAGGGTGTGCGCCGCCGACAGGAATCGGAGGAGGACCAGGTTCAGCGGGTTGGCGAGCCCGCTCTCGCCGTCGGCAAACATCGGATAGCCGGTAAAGATGTACGGATTCCACAGGGGGAAACGGCCAGCCTTCCATTCGTCGCCAAACCACGCCTCGAGTGGATAAAAGAAGACGAGCGTGTCCTTTTCGAACGCGATGAGTCCGTGAATCAGGGGGTCGCGGAACGAGACCAGGACGACGAGGGCGAGGCAGAACAGCGCGAGGAGATCGGACAGGCGGCCGCTCCGGCCGGGTCGAGCCGCGGCGGATCTCGACGGAAGCGCTGTGGGCTCGATTCGCCGGACGGCGCCGTTCGCGTCCCGCTGCCAGGGCGCGTCGGTCGCCTGGTCGGCGGGTCGGGGCTCTGGGATCACCTACTTTTGCCCAAGGACCACCGCGGAGAGACCGACGGGAAACCGAATCCTGCCCGCGAATGGCGCCTCGAGGGAGAGGGCAGTTTCAAAAAGGCGGTTGATCGGCCGTGGCGGAATGTCAAGGTCTGCGGGCGACGGGATGAACCGATCCACCGCGCGCTTCGCGAGGGCGAGGGGAAAGAGGAGAACGTTGCCGTAGCTGGTAAACAGGACGTGAAAACCGGCGCCACTCATCCGTTCTGAGAGCTGCTTCGTCGTGAACCGACGCACCGTGTGGATTCCCACGTCGTGCGCGCCGCGAAGCCAGTCGAAGGCCGGATCGCGAACGAGCGCGAGTCCTCCAGGACGGAGCACACGATAGAACTCCGCCATCGCCTGCCGCTCATCCCCCACGGACCTGTGGTAGAGGACATCGAAGCTCGTGACCAGGTCAAAGGTATTCGACGCAAAGGGGAGACGCTCGATGGATCCTCGAACGAGGCGCTGTAGCCCGCGCGTCCGCGCGAACTCGAGCGCCTCGGGCGAGAAGTCGACGCCGGTGACGACCCCGAACTCCGCGAGATCGATGGTCGTTCCGCCGGTTCCGCACCCGGCATCGAGCACCATCGCCTGGCGCCCTGGCGGGAGAAACCGCCGAAGAAGCGCGCGCGTGTTCCGTCGCATCCCCTGGTACCACCAGTGGGTGCGCTCGACGTGATACATGATGGCGTACTGCTCGGCGTCCATAGGGCTCGATCGCGTCGGATCGCTTTCTGGGTCTCCTTTTTAGGCCGCGACGACGCCGGACAGGATCTCGTGGAGCGCGGCGCAGACCCTGTCCTGATCGTCGTCGGTCAGCGAAGGGTACATCGGCAGTGAGAAGATCTCGCGCATCGCGGCCTCGGTATGGGGGAGGTCACCCGCACGATAGCCGAGCCAGCTATACGCCCGCATCGTATGGATCGGCCAACGATAGCTCACGTTCACGACGATCTCGCGCTCGGCAAGCGCCTGGATGATCGCGTCACGCTGTGGGTGCCGCGCGACGTACAGGTAGTACGCGTGGCGGTTTCCCGACTCGACCGTCGGGAGCACGAGCGGTGTATCTCTGAGGCTGCGATCGTAGCGCTCGGCGAGTCTCTGGCGCCGTTGGACGTACTCGTCGAGTTTGGGAAGTTTGGTGAGAAGGATGGCCGCGTGCACCTCGTCGAGGCGCGAGTTGTAGCCGTGCTCCTCCGCGTAGTATTCGCGCTCCATGCCATACATCCGGAGCCGCCTCGCCTTGGCAGCCAGATCCGCGTCGTTGGTGAGGATCATCCCCCCGTCCCCGTATCCCCCCAGGATCTTGGTGGGGTAGAAGGAGAAGGCGGCGATGTCCGAGAGCGAGCCTGACTGCCGCCCGTGCCGCGTCGCGCCATGGCTCTGCGCACAGTCTTCGAGCACCGCCAGCCCGTGTCGCTCGGCGACCTCCCGCACGACCTCCATCCGCACGCACTGTCCGAAAAGATGGACGGGAAGGATGCACCGGGTGCGATCGGTAATCGTTCCCTCCAATTGCGCGACGTCCATCAGATAGGTCCGGGGATCGATGTCCACGAAGCGCGGGGTTGCGCCGGTTGAGACGATGGCGGCGACGGTCGGCACCGCCGTGTTCGCGACAGTGATGACCTCATCGCCGGGACCGATCCCGAGCGTCTTCAAACCGAGGAAGAGCGCGTCGGTCCCGCTGTTCACCCCGACCCCGTGCGCCACACCGCAATATTGGGCGAAGCGTCGCTCGAACTCTCGAACGTGCTCGCCGAGGATCAATCGGCCCGACCGAAACACGCGTTCCACCGCGTCCAGGATTTCTGGGCGCTCGACCTCATACTCCGCGCGGTAGTCCCACACGCCGATCGGCATCGTCCTCAGTCTGCCCCCGAAGAGTCTCGAAGCTGCTGGAGCGCGCGCGCGTCCGCCGCCAGCGCGCCGGTCAGGTCATTCCAGCTCCCTCGGTCGATGCG
The sequence above is a segment of the Chloroflexota bacterium genome. Coding sequences within it:
- a CDS encoding methyltransferase domain-containing protein, with protein sequence MDAEQYAIMYHVERTHWWYQGMRRNTRALLRRFLPPGRQAMVLDAGCGTGGTTIDLAEFGVVTGVDFSPEALEFARTRGLQRLVRGSIERLPFASNTFDLVTSFDVLYHRSVGDERQAMAEFYRVLRPGGLALVRDPAFDWLRGAHDVGIHTVRRFTTKQLSERMSGAGFHVLFTSYGNVLLFPLALAKRAVDRFIPSPADLDIPPRPINRLFETALSLEAPFAGRIRFPVGLSAVVLGQK
- a CDS encoding DegT/DnrJ/EryC1/StrS family aminotransferase, which produces MPIGVWDYRAEYEVERPEILDAVERVFRSGRLILGEHVREFERRFAQYCGVAHGVGVNSGTDALFLGLKTLGIGPGDEVITVANTAVPTVAAIVSTGATPRFVDIDPRTYLMDVAQLEGTITDRTRCILPVHLFGQCVRMEVVREVAERHGLAVLEDCAQSHGATRHGRQSGSLSDIAAFSFYPTKILGGYGDGGMILTNDADLAAKARRLRMYGMEREYYAEEHGYNSRLDEVHAAILLTKLPKLDEYVQRRQRLAERYDRSLRDTPLVLPTVESGNRHAYYLYVARHPQRDAIIQALAEREIVVNVSYRWPIHTMRAYSWLGYRAGDLPHTEAAMREIFSLPMYPSLTDDDQDRVCAALHEILSGVVAA